In one window of Macadamia integrifolia cultivar HAES 741 chromosome 2, SCU_Mint_v3, whole genome shotgun sequence DNA:
- the LOC122057047 gene encoding uncharacterized protein LOC122057047, translating into MAASQYQSSLNCELRIIEAENTKSISTGKLFVRCYLSGVGNNEKIRLNSKEIPSTSHPYWNESISLECSATKDCMKELKQQSVVFELRWRNKTTILGRIGRSKLLGRAVLLWKDVLESSELIIERWVTMVVATRSHVLEGLNQPVLHVEMKVGVPGTMEKVKKRRWGECGCRHEGCDGGGDDLFALASALEAL; encoded by the coding sequence ATGGCTGCTTCTCAATATCAATCCTCTCTCAACTGTGAATTGAGAATCATTGAAGCAGAGAACACCAAATCCATATCAACGGGTAAGCTTTTTGTTAGATGCTATCTCTCTGGCGTGGGAAACAATGAGAAGATTAGGCTAAATAGTAAGGAGATCCCATCGACGAGTCATCCCTATTGGAACGAGTCCATCTCGTTGGAGTGTTCAGCAACCAAAGACTGCATGAAAGAGCTGAAGCAACAAAGTGTGGTATTCGAGCTCAGGTGGAGAAATAAAACAACGATTCTCGGGAGAATTGGAAGGTCTAAGCTCTTGGGTAGAGCTGTGTTACTATGGAAAGATGTATTGGAATCGTCCGAGTTGATAATTGAGAGATGGGTCACCATGGTAGTAGCCACGAGGAGTCATGTTCTTGAAGGTCTCAACCAACCTGTACTGCATGTAGAGATGAAGGTTGGAGTTCCTGGAACGATGGAGAAGGTGAAAAAGAGGAGGTGGGGTGAGTGTGGGTGCAGACATGAAGGGTGTGATGGTGGAGGTGATGACCTTTTTGCACTGGCTTCTGCCTTAGAAGCGTTGTAG
- the LOC122057119 gene encoding uncharacterized protein LOC122057119 → MAASDEHLSFLSCELRIIEAKNLESISTGKLFVRCYLSTGNNERIRLNSTREIPSTSHPYWNESASLECSTANHSCCMDELKQQSVIFELRWRKNSTRLGRFSGSKLLGKAQVSWKDVLESESDELEVQRWVSTIPTSNLVLEGLKPPALHVGMKVRVPCMTELVKRRRDVGLKRWKDCGCRHGNCCNSGDDDLFALVGAIEAL, encoded by the coding sequence ATGGCTGCTTCTGATGAACACCTTTCTTTTCTGAGCTGTGAGCTAAGAATCATCGAAGCCAAAAACCTCGAATCCATATCAACAGGGAAGCTCTTCGTTAGATGTTATCTCTCGACAGGAAACAATGAGAGGATTCGGCTCAACAGTACCCGGGAGATACCATCAACGAGTCACCCTTACTGGAACGAGTCAGCCTCCTTGGAATGCTCCACAGCCAATCACTCCTGCTGTATGGACGAACTGAAGCAACAAAGTGTGATCTTCGAGCTTAGATGGAGAAAAAACTCAACAAGGCTTGGGAGATTCAGTGGGTCTAAGCTCTTGGGTAAAGCACAAGTCTCATGGAAAGACGTGTTGGAATCGGAATCGGACGAGTTGGAGGTTCAGAGATGGGTCAGTACAATTCCAACTAGtaatcttgttcttgagggccTGAAGCCACCTGCACTTCATGTTGGGATGAAGGTTAGAGTTCCATGTATGACAGAGTTGGTGAAGAGGAGGAGAGATGTTGGGTTGAAAAGGTGGAAAGATTGTGGTTGCAGACATGGAAATTGCTGTAATAGTGGAGATGATGATCTTTTTGCATTGGTGGGAGCTATTGAGGCTTTGTAG
- the LOC122058914 gene encoding ribonuclease H2 subunit B isoform X2, giving the protein MAWRDGFEETRVLIAPVPGPSTTIENGKGTLLSLRHPKSGNPACYFFVNNSLQEFHWFKQSYGSWFLGDSVCEDGGLHCATPVDPVFILLPIFEDARMKKGHDQGKFRQLDEIMFVSGYPGYQHLLSITEDSMKVVCEIKEMGSLKFYRLDDSKVLSWLCHKVHQLKTILPTLDKNYAVQNEQDTLKDAVSLIGEYLKDEPWLKLLCGKLRIDLQEATRKVTAHDILPTATESSPGSSHSLPSGSDKKTSNSAKQAKKMKTETGSHNIQDMFRRSSRKKS; this is encoded by the exons ATGGCTTGGCGTGATGGCTTTGAAGAAACTCGCGTTCTCATTGCACCCG TACCTGGTCCTTCTACTACAATTGAAAATGGTAAAGGAACTTTGTTGTCTCTTCGCCATCCAAAGTCAG GAAACCCAGCTTGTTATTTCTTCGTCAACAACTCCCTCCAAGAATTTCATTGGTTCAAGCAATCCTATGGCTCCTGGTTCCTAGGGGATTCTGTTTGTGAAG ATGGCGGCCTGCATTGTGCCACACCAGTTGACCCTGTTTTTATACTGTTGCCCATTTTTGAGGATGCTCGAATGAAG AAAGGGCATGACCAGGGGAAGTTCAGGCAGTTAGATGAAATAATGTTTGTTAGTGGTTATCCTGGATATCAACATCTATTATCCATTACAGAAGATTCCATGAAAGTAGTTTGTGAAATAAAAG aaatgggatccttaaAATTCTATAGGCTTGATGACTCCAAGGTTTTATCTTGGTTGTGCCATAAG GTGCACCAGTTAAAAACGATACTACCCACACTAGACAAAAACTATGCTGTTCAGAATGAGCAGGATACAT TAAAAGATGCGGTCTCTTTGATAGGGGAGTATTTGAAGGATGAGCCTTGGTTGAAGCTCTTGTGTGGTAAACTAAG GATAGATCTACAAGAGGCAACTAGAAAAGTAACAGCTCATGATATCCTTCCTACTGCTACAGAGAGTAGCCCAGGGTCATCTCATTCCTTGCCG aGTGGGAGTGACAAGAAAACGTCAAACAGTGCAAAACAAGCTAAGAAGATGAAAACAGAGACGGGCTCACATAACATCCAAGACATGTTTCGCAGGTCTTCAAGAAAGAAGAGTTGA
- the LOC122057063 gene encoding uncharacterized protein LOC122057063, with protein sequence MEELKQKSVVFELRWRNKTAILGRIGRSKLLGKAEILWKDVLESSELAIERWVTMEATRSHVLEGLNPPALHVEMKVGVPGTTEKVRKRRLGECRCRHEGCNGGGDDLFALALALEAL encoded by the coding sequence ATGGAGGAACTGAAGCAAAAAAGTGTGGTGTTCGAGCTTAGGTGGAGAAATAAAACAGCGATTCTCGGGAGAATTGGAAGGTCTAAGCTCTTGGGTAAAGCAGAGATACTGTGGAAAGACGTGTTGGAATCGTCCGAGTTAGCAATTGAGAGATGGGTTACCATGGAAGCCACGAGGAGTCATGTTCTTGAAGGTCTCAACCCACCTGCACTGCATGTAGAGATGAAGGTTGGAGTTCCTGGAACGACGGAGAAGGTGAGAAAGAGGAGGTTGGGTGAGTGTCGCTGCAGACATGAAGGGTGTAATGGTGGAGGTGACGACCTTTTTGCACTGGCTTTGGCGTTAGAAGCTTTATAG
- the LOC122058885 gene encoding APO protein 3, mitochondrial-like isoform X2 produces MLGRKIRNITDYHEIILQNFLNLMGKNTVNHPTAAFSTGSANAINYLQLPKKLRKSERKPLVTSVTELKRKARRERKMRQQVHEITLQAPENGMLVKSLVPVAHKVYAARTMLFNCVSRLVNSIPIYTCSLCGEVNVGCVVHKIRSCNVAGSPSTKEHSWERGGVKDILPIVECFHLYDRVGRAVSHKERFQVDRIPAVVELCVQAGVDIPEYPTRRRAFPVYNVAGRMIDFEQRFPKDDLSGKDIEAFGFWKKKENPGRNKKSLDFPDDLRGLAARGMEAWENMRSGALKLMQKYAVQTCGYCPEVQVGPKGHRVRQCQAFKHQMRDGQHAWQEATFDDFVPPVYVWHVQQEQSGRPLVDGLKRYYGKLPAAVELFSQAGAHVGEAYASVMREDVVVPGLDEEKWVV; encoded by the exons ATGTTAGGAAGGAAAATTCGAAATATCACAGACTATCATGAGATAATTTTGCAAAACTTCTTGAATCTTATGGGTAAAAATACTGTTAACCACCCCACTGCCGCATTCTCAACTGGGTCTGCCAATGCAATCAATTACTTACAGTTGCCAAAGAAGCTTAGGAAATCAGAAAGAAAGCCACTGGTGACAAGTGTCACTGAGCTCAAGCGTAAAGcgagaagggaaaggaagatgaGGCAGCAAGTGCATGAGATTACTCTCCAAGCCCCTGAAAATGGTATGTTAGTTAAGAGCTTAGTACCAGTTGCTCACAAAGTCTATGCCGCCAGAACCATGCTTTTCAATTGTGTTTCAAGACTTGTAAACAGCATTCCTATTTATACATGCAG CTTGTGTGGAGAAGTTAATGTTGGGTGTGTGGTACATAAGATTAGATCCTGCAATGTTGCTGGGAGCCCATCTACCAAAGAGCACAGCTGGGAAAGAGGTGGTGTGAAAGACATTTTGCCCATTGTTGAATGTTTCCATCTATATGATAGGGTGGGAAGAGCTGTGTCACATAAAGAGCGGTTCCAAGTTGATCGAATTCCAGCTGTGGTAGAACTGTGCGTGCAGGCAGGCGTAGACATCCCAGAGTACCCAACAAGAAGGCGGGCTTTCCCTGTTTATAATGTTGCTGGAAGGATGATAGATTTTGAGCAGAGGTTCCCAAAGGATGATTTGTCCGGTAAAGACATTGAAGCATTTggattttggaagaaaaaagagaatccGGGCAGGAATAAGAAGTCTTTGgactttccagatgatctacgAG GATTAGCTGCACGAGGCATGGAAGCATGGGAGAATATGCGGTCAGGAGCCTTAAAACTCATGCAGAAATATGCTGTACAAACATGTGGCTATTGTCCTGAGGTTCAGGTGGGGCCCAAGGGACACAGGGTGAGGCAATGTCAAGCATTTAAGCACCAGATGAGAGATGGGCAGCATGCATGGCAGGAGGCAACGTTTGATGATTTTGTACCTCCAGTTTATGTGTGGCATGTTCAACAGGAACAGAGTGGTAGGCCACTCGTGGATGGCTTGAAGAGGTATTATGGAAAGTTGCCTGCTGCAGTGGAGTTGTTTTCACAGGCTGGGGCACATGTGGGAGAAGCTTATGCATCTGTGATGAGAGAAGATGTTGTTGTTCCTGGGTTAGATGAAGAGAAGTGGGTTGTGTGA
- the LOC122058885 gene encoding APO protein 3, mitochondrial-like isoform X1 — MKLQALASKLLFCNSQGQNMLGRKIRNITDYHEIILQNFLNLMGKNTVNHPTAAFSTGSANAINYLQLPKKLRKSERKPLVTSVTELKRKARRERKMRQQVHEITLQAPENGMLVKSLVPVAHKVYAARTMLFNCVSRLVNSIPIYTCSLCGEVNVGCVVHKIRSCNVAGSPSTKEHSWERGGVKDILPIVECFHLYDRVGRAVSHKERFQVDRIPAVVELCVQAGVDIPEYPTRRRAFPVYNVAGRMIDFEQRFPKDDLSGKDIEAFGFWKKKENPGRNKKSLDFPDDLRGLAARGMEAWENMRSGALKLMQKYAVQTCGYCPEVQVGPKGHRVRQCQAFKHQMRDGQHAWQEATFDDFVPPVYVWHVQQEQSGRPLVDGLKRYYGKLPAAVELFSQAGAHVGEAYASVMREDVVVPGLDEEKWVV; from the exons ATGAAATTACAGGCCCTGGCCAGCAAACTCTTATTCTGCAATTCCCAAGGTCAAAATATGTTAGGAAGGAAAATTCGAAATATCACAGACTATCATGAGATAATTTTGCAAAACTTCTTGAATCTTATGGGTAAAAATACTGTTAACCACCCCACTGCCGCATTCTCAACTGGGTCTGCCAATGCAATCAATTACTTACAGTTGCCAAAGAAGCTTAGGAAATCAGAAAGAAAGCCACTGGTGACAAGTGTCACTGAGCTCAAGCGTAAAGcgagaagggaaaggaagatgaGGCAGCAAGTGCATGAGATTACTCTCCAAGCCCCTGAAAATGGTATGTTAGTTAAGAGCTTAGTACCAGTTGCTCACAAAGTCTATGCCGCCAGAACCATGCTTTTCAATTGTGTTTCAAGACTTGTAAACAGCATTCCTATTTATACATGCAG CTTGTGTGGAGAAGTTAATGTTGGGTGTGTGGTACATAAGATTAGATCCTGCAATGTTGCTGGGAGCCCATCTACCAAAGAGCACAGCTGGGAAAGAGGTGGTGTGAAAGACATTTTGCCCATTGTTGAATGTTTCCATCTATATGATAGGGTGGGAAGAGCTGTGTCACATAAAGAGCGGTTCCAAGTTGATCGAATTCCAGCTGTGGTAGAACTGTGCGTGCAGGCAGGCGTAGACATCCCAGAGTACCCAACAAGAAGGCGGGCTTTCCCTGTTTATAATGTTGCTGGAAGGATGATAGATTTTGAGCAGAGGTTCCCAAAGGATGATTTGTCCGGTAAAGACATTGAAGCATTTggattttggaagaaaaaagagaatccGGGCAGGAATAAGAAGTCTTTGgactttccagatgatctacgAG GATTAGCTGCACGAGGCATGGAAGCATGGGAGAATATGCGGTCAGGAGCCTTAAAACTCATGCAGAAATATGCTGTACAAACATGTGGCTATTGTCCTGAGGTTCAGGTGGGGCCCAAGGGACACAGGGTGAGGCAATGTCAAGCATTTAAGCACCAGATGAGAGATGGGCAGCATGCATGGCAGGAGGCAACGTTTGATGATTTTGTACCTCCAGTTTATGTGTGGCATGTTCAACAGGAACAGAGTGGTAGGCCACTCGTGGATGGCTTGAAGAGGTATTATGGAAAGTTGCCTGCTGCAGTGGAGTTGTTTTCACAGGCTGGGGCACATGTGGGAGAAGCTTATGCATCTGTGATGAGAGAAGATGTTGTTGTTCCTGGGTTAGATGAAGAGAAGTGGGTTGTGTGA
- the LOC122058914 gene encoding ribonuclease H2 subunit B isoform X1 yields the protein MAWRDGFEETRVLIAPVPGPSTTIENGKGTLLSLRHPKSGNPACYFFVNNSLQEFHWFKQSYGSWFLGDSVCEDGGLHCATPVDPVFILLPIFEDARMKKGHDQGKFRQLDEIMFVSGYPGYQHLLSITEDSMKVVCEIKEMGSLKFYRLDDSKVLSWLCHKVHQLKTILPTLDKNYAVQNEQDTLKDAVSLIGEYLKDEPWLKLLCGKLRIDLQEATRKVTAHDILPTATESSPGSSHSLPVKSGSDKKTSNSAKQAKKMKTETGSHNIQDMFRRSSRKKS from the exons ATGGCTTGGCGTGATGGCTTTGAAGAAACTCGCGTTCTCATTGCACCCG TACCTGGTCCTTCTACTACAATTGAAAATGGTAAAGGAACTTTGTTGTCTCTTCGCCATCCAAAGTCAG GAAACCCAGCTTGTTATTTCTTCGTCAACAACTCCCTCCAAGAATTTCATTGGTTCAAGCAATCCTATGGCTCCTGGTTCCTAGGGGATTCTGTTTGTGAAG ATGGCGGCCTGCATTGTGCCACACCAGTTGACCCTGTTTTTATACTGTTGCCCATTTTTGAGGATGCTCGAATGAAG AAAGGGCATGACCAGGGGAAGTTCAGGCAGTTAGATGAAATAATGTTTGTTAGTGGTTATCCTGGATATCAACATCTATTATCCATTACAGAAGATTCCATGAAAGTAGTTTGTGAAATAAAAG aaatgggatccttaaAATTCTATAGGCTTGATGACTCCAAGGTTTTATCTTGGTTGTGCCATAAG GTGCACCAGTTAAAAACGATACTACCCACACTAGACAAAAACTATGCTGTTCAGAATGAGCAGGATACAT TAAAAGATGCGGTCTCTTTGATAGGGGAGTATTTGAAGGATGAGCCTTGGTTGAAGCTCTTGTGTGGTAAACTAAG GATAGATCTACAAGAGGCAACTAGAAAAGTAACAGCTCATGATATCCTTCCTACTGCTACAGAGAGTAGCCCAGGGTCATCTCATTCCTTGCCG gtaaagaGTGGGAGTGACAAGAAAACGTCAAACAGTGCAAAACAAGCTAAGAAGATGAAAACAGAGACGGGCTCACATAACATCCAAGACATGTTTCGCAGGTCTTCAAGAAAGAAGAGTTGA
- the LOC122066643 gene encoding uncharacterized protein LOC122066643 isoform X1, translated as MERTTPVRKSHTNTSDLLIWPENSPADYSAADSATSASRPAIRDHQPSGRISKVLFGGQVTDEEAESLNKRKPCSGSKWKEMTGSGIFAADGENSDSDSGSGNPTPRNGAGLRYQQAVSGISQISFGTEESVSPKKPTSLPEVAKQRELSGTLQSDLDANMKKQLSDAKCKELSGHDIFGPPPEIPPRPLAARSSELKESMDMGEPAPRNVRTSVKVSNPAGGQSNLMFSEETVTKTAKKIHNQKFQELSGNNIFKGDSPPGSAEKPLSTAKLREMSGSDIFADGKAANRDYLGGVRKPPGGESSIALV; from the exons ATGGAGAGAACTACTCCGGTGAGAAAGTCTCACACAAATACATCAGATCTGCTCATTTGGCCAGAGAATTCTCCAGCGGATTATTCAGCCGCTGATTCTGCAACTTCTGCTTCACGTCCTGCGATCCGAGATCACCAG CCGTCCGGTAGGATCAGTAAGGTGCTTTTCGGAGGACAGGTTACTGACGAGGAAGCTGAGAGCTTGAATAAAAG GAAACCATGCTCTGGGTCTAAATGGAAGGAGATGACTGGTAGTGGTATCTTTGCAGCTGATGGTGAGAATAGTGATTCAGATTCTGGCAGTGGCAACCCCACTCCCAGAAACGGAGCAGGGTTACGGTACCAG CAAGCTGTTAGTGGAATCAGCCAGATATCGTTTGGTACGGAAGAGAGTGTATCTCCCAAGAAGCCAACATCACTGCCTGAGGTGGCAAAGCAGCGAGAGCTAAGTGGAACACTGCAAAGCGACTTGGATGCTAACATGAAGAAACAGCTATCTGATGCTAAGTGCAAGGAGCTTAGTGGACATGATATATTTGGCCCTCCTCCTGAGATTCCGCCTCGCCCATTGGCTGCACGTTCCTCAGAGCTGAAAGAAAGCATGGACATGGGGGAACCAGCACCACGAAATGTACGCACATCCGTCAAAGTATCTAAT CCTGCGGGAGGTCAGAGTAATCTCATGTTTAGCGAGGAAACTGTGACGAAGACAGCAAAGAAGATACATaatcagaaatttcaagagCTGAGTGGCAATAATATCTTTAAAGGGGATTCACCTCCAGGGTCTGCTGAGAAGCCACTTAGTACAGCAAAGCTGCGCGAGATGAGTGGCAGTGACATCTTTGCTGATGGGAAGGCAGCCAACAGAGACTACCTAGGTGGAGTCCGTAAGCCTCCTGGTGGGGAGAGTAGCATTGCTCTGGTTTAA
- the LOC122066643 gene encoding uncharacterized protein LOC122066643 isoform X2: protein MERTTPVRKSHTNTSDLLIWPENSPADYSAADSATSASRPAIRDHQPSGRISKVLFGGQVTDEEAESLNKRKPCSGSKWKEMTGSGIFAADGENSDSDSGSGNPTPRNGAGLRYQQAVSGISQISFGTEESVSPKKPTSLPEVAKQRELSGTLQSDLDANMKKQLSDAKCKELSGHDIFGPPPEIPPRPLAARSSELKESMDMGEPAPRNPAGGQSNLMFSEETVTKTAKKIHNQKFQELSGNNIFKGDSPPGSAEKPLSTAKLREMSGSDIFADGKAANRDYLGGVRKPPGGESSIALV, encoded by the exons ATGGAGAGAACTACTCCGGTGAGAAAGTCTCACACAAATACATCAGATCTGCTCATTTGGCCAGAGAATTCTCCAGCGGATTATTCAGCCGCTGATTCTGCAACTTCTGCTTCACGTCCTGCGATCCGAGATCACCAG CCGTCCGGTAGGATCAGTAAGGTGCTTTTCGGAGGACAGGTTACTGACGAGGAAGCTGAGAGCTTGAATAAAAG GAAACCATGCTCTGGGTCTAAATGGAAGGAGATGACTGGTAGTGGTATCTTTGCAGCTGATGGTGAGAATAGTGATTCAGATTCTGGCAGTGGCAACCCCACTCCCAGAAACGGAGCAGGGTTACGGTACCAG CAAGCTGTTAGTGGAATCAGCCAGATATCGTTTGGTACGGAAGAGAGTGTATCTCCCAAGAAGCCAACATCACTGCCTGAGGTGGCAAAGCAGCGAGAGCTAAGTGGAACACTGCAAAGCGACTTGGATGCTAACATGAAGAAACAGCTATCTGATGCTAAGTGCAAGGAGCTTAGTGGACATGATATATTTGGCCCTCCTCCTGAGATTCCGCCTCGCCCATTGGCTGCACGTTCCTCAGAGCTGAAAGAAAGCATGGACATGGGGGAACCAGCACCACGAAAT CCTGCGGGAGGTCAGAGTAATCTCATGTTTAGCGAGGAAACTGTGACGAAGACAGCAAAGAAGATACATaatcagaaatttcaagagCTGAGTGGCAATAATATCTTTAAAGGGGATTCACCTCCAGGGTCTGCTGAGAAGCCACTTAGTACAGCAAAGCTGCGCGAGATGAGTGGCAGTGACATCTTTGCTGATGGGAAGGCAGCCAACAGAGACTACCTAGGTGGAGTCCGTAAGCCTCCTGGTGGGGAGAGTAGCATTGCTCTGGTTTAA